The region CTTTAATTCCTTGCTGTTTAAGCATTTCCTGTGCAGGAATTCCCATTCCTCCTGCTATAACAATAGTTGCTCCATTTTCCGATACCCATGGTGACATGTATTCATGACAATGCCCTTCAGGTTTTTTTGTTTCTTTGGAGATTATTTTATTTGATGTTTCATCAACTTCAATAAATGTAAAAAGCTTACAGCTTCCAAAGTGAGCACATAATTTATCATTCTCTGTCGGAATCGCAATTTTCATAAGTTTAGTCCCCTTCTGTTTTTTGGTCATTAAAATTTAAAAAATTTACCGCTGCTTATTTTCATAGTAAACTCTTATTGAATGTTACTATTATAATATAAGTTGACAATTTGAATTGTCAAGTGCAATTAAAATTTTAGATAATGAGTTAAATATCTTTAATTAGGTGAAAAATGCAAGTTGATGAAAATTTACCTGTATATCCTATGGGTGTAGCTTCTAAGATTCTGGATGTCCACCCTAGAACCCTGCGGATTTATGAAGATGAAGGATTGATTAAACCTTCTCGACAAGGCGGGAAGAGAATGTTTTCTCAAAATGACATAGCGTGGATTCAATGTATAAGAAAACTTATCCATGAAGAAAATCTAAGTATTCCCGGAATCAAAAAATTACTGGAATTTATGCCATGCTGGAAGTTAAAAGATTGTCCGCTTGAAGTAAGAATAAATTGTGCTGCTTTAAAAGAACGTGAAAAAAAATGCTGGGAACTTGCACAGAAAGCTTGCGAGAAGTCTTGTCAGAGTTGTGAAGTGTACTTAAAAGAGAATAAAAATGACTGAATCCATTAAATTTGACCCTAAAAAACTGGAAAAATTAAACAATCCTGATAGGGCAAAAACGCTGAATCCTGATTTAATCTGGGAAACATTAAACATGTCGAATCCTGAAGCCTTAGTTGATGTAGGAGCAGGTACAGGATTTTTTGCTTCACTGTTCTGTAAAAAAATGACTCAAGGAAAAATATATGCCTGTGATACAGCAGACATTATGATTAACTGGATGAAAGAAAACCTTTCTAATGAAGGGAATTGCAGTATTATTCCAACAAAATGCGAAGAAAATTTAATCCCAATTCCTGATGGCATAGCAGACTTAGCTTATTTTATAAATTTGTATCATGAACTTGAAGAACCTAAATCAATGCTCTTAGAATCTTATCGCCTTTTAAAGAATAGCGGAAAAATTGCTGTAATTGACTGGAAGCCAGAAGAAACTCCGGAAGGACCTCCTGCTAAAATTCGTATATCAGAAAATATTGTATTTAATCATCTTGAAGCTTCAGGATTTACTAACATTAAAAATCATAATATTTTACCTTATCACTACTTTTTTACAGGAGAAAAATTATAAAAAAATACAAATTATTAAGATTTTCTTAAATACACTATACTTTTCCAAAAACATATATTAATATAATTATATAAAGATATTCTTATATAATTATTATTTTATATAGATAAGGAGAAAAAATTATGAGCAAAGCATTAGAAGTTTCAGATGTAGTTTTTGATAATGAAGTTAAAAGGTCAACGCTTCCTGTATTGGTTGATTTTTGGGCACCGTGGTGCGGACCTTGTAAAATGCAGATTCCTGTAATTGATGATTTATCACAGGAATTAGAAGGAAAAGTAAAATTTGTAAAAATAAATGTTGATGAAAACCGGCTAAAGGCAGGTGAATTTAATGTAAGCGGAATTCCTGCCCTTCTTTTGTTCAAAGACGGAAAACTTATTGAAAGAATGTCAGGTTTTCATCAAAAAACTCAACTTAAATCAATTTTACAAAAACATATATAGGATAAAACAAATTATGAAAAACAAATGCGAAGAAATGGCAGAAATATTTAAAGCTTTATCCCATCCGATAAGGCTGAGAATAGTTTGCGGACTTATACAGAAAAAAGAATGCAACGTAACAAAAATGGTTACTCATTTAAATATGCCTCAGCCTAATGTATCTCAGCATATAAATATTTTAAAAAATGCTGACATTATAGAAGGATACAGAAACGGAAATGAAATTTGCTATAAAGTAACTAACAAAATTGTTGAAAAAATGATACAAGCCTTGGAGCTTGAAACATTGGAGGTAAAATAATGATAACAATTGACAAAAATAAGTGCCCTCAAAATCACAGATGTCCCGCAATAAAAGTTTGCCCTGTGAATGCTATTTCTCAAACAGATTATAAGCTTCCTGTCATTAATAATGAAATCTGTATTGAGTGTAAAAAATGTATAAGCTTTTGCCCTATGCGAGCAATACATGAAGTCTAAAATATTGTTTCGGAGTTGGAAAATGCGTAAATTATTAATATTTCTAACATTTTTATTACTTATAAATCCTGTATTTGCACAACAGGAGATAAAACCTTCTTCTGCTTTATCTATGAAAGAAGCTATTAACTGTGCCCTTCAAAACAACAATGAATTAAAAGCATTAAGAAATTCCTTATCGGCGCAACAAAGAGAAATAGGCATCGCCAAAAGCGACCTTATGCCGAAAGTCAGATTTGATGAAATTTTTATAAGCACAAACAATCCTGCTGTTGATTTTGCTCTCAGGATAAATCAGAGAAGGTTTACTTCCGGGGATTTAGCCAATGCACCCGGGTCGTTTAATAAGCCTGATACAATAAACAATTTTCTTACAGCCGTAACTCTGGAACAACCGATATATGTCAGAAAATCTTTTGTAGGGTTGGATATGGCAAAAAAAGAATACTCTGCTCAGACTTTTGATTTTTTCAGAAAGCAGGAAGAAATTGCTTTTAATGTTTCTAAAACTTATTTATCGGCAATGACGGCACAAGAATACATTAATGTATCTCAAAAAGCAGTTGTTGATTCAAAAGAACATTTAAGAATTGCGCAGGTTAGATTTAAAACAGGGTTAGGGCTATACTCTGATGTTTTAAGAGCTTCTACGGCAGTAACGGAGGCTGAACAAAAGCTTGTTTCAGCCAATAAGAATTTAAGTCTTGCCAAAAGAGCATTGGGATTGCTTCTCGGAATACGTACTTCTGTGGAGATAAATTCCGTAACTCCTCAGCTCTGTATAAAAAATATCGATTATGCAGATACAGCTATTGCTTCTCGAAATGACGTAAAATCCCTCGAAGCAAAAGTTGAAAATGCCAACAACAATGTTAAATATGCAGAATCTGATTATTACCCGAGTGTATCAAGCTTCGGTTCGTATCAGCTTTATGATAACAGAGCGCCTTTTGCAGCGGAAGGACATAACTTTATTGCAGGTGCTGCTGTTAAATGGGAAGTTTTTGACGGATTAAAGACAAAAAACAAAAAATTACAGGCAAAAGACATGGTTTTAGAAGCACAGGACTATCTTGAAGGGTT is a window of bacterium DNA encoding:
- a CDS encoding 4Fe-4S binding protein, translated to MITIDKNKCPQNHRCPAIKVCPVNAISQTDYKLPVINNEICIECKKCISFCPMRAIHEV
- a CDS encoding class I SAM-dependent methyltransferase, translating into MTESIKFDPKKLEKLNNPDRAKTLNPDLIWETLNMSNPEALVDVGAGTGFFASLFCKKMTQGKIYACDTADIMINWMKENLSNEGNCSIIPTKCEENLIPIPDGIADLAYFINLYHELEEPKSMLLESYRLLKNSGKIAVIDWKPEETPEGPPAKIRISENIVFNHLEASGFTNIKNHNILPYHYFFTGEKL
- the trxA gene encoding thioredoxin; translated protein: MSKALEVSDVVFDNEVKRSTLPVLVDFWAPWCGPCKMQIPVIDDLSQELEGKVKFVKINVDENRLKAGEFNVSGIPALLLFKDGKLIERMSGFHQKTQLKSILQKHI
- a CDS encoding metalloregulator ArsR/SmtB family transcription factor; amino-acid sequence: MKNKCEEMAEIFKALSHPIRLRIVCGLIQKKECNVTKMVTHLNMPQPNVSQHINILKNADIIEGYRNGNEICYKVTNKIVEKMIQALELETLEVK
- a CDS encoding TolC family protein, with translation MRKLLIFLTFLLLINPVFAQQEIKPSSALSMKEAINCALQNNNELKALRNSLSAQQREIGIAKSDLMPKVRFDEIFISTNNPAVDFALRINQRRFTSGDLANAPGSFNKPDTINNFLTAVTLEQPIYVRKSFVGLDMAKKEYSAQTFDFFRKQEEIAFNVSKTYLSAMTAQEYINVSQKAVVDSKEHLRIAQVRFKTGLGLYSDVLRASTAVTEAEQKLVSANKNLSLAKRALGLLLGIRTSVEINSVTPQLCIKNIDYADTAIASRNDVKSLEAKVENANNNVKYAESDYYPSVSSFGSYQLYDNRAPFAAEGHNFIAGAAVKWEVFDGLKTKNKKLQAKDMVLEAQDYLEGFKNQIAYKIFESCQNIEEVQKNLELSTSALKTAEEGKRLVLKRWENSLSPMVDLLDAQINLDKARADVVKTTNDYKVALLSLSFESGILFKDLGIE
- a CDS encoding NifB/NifX family molybdenum-iron cluster-binding protein, with the protein product MKIAIPTENDKLCAHFGSCKLFTFIEVDETSNKIISKETKKPEGHCHEYMSPWVSENGATIVIAGGMGIPAQEMLKQQGIKVIVGAPIEEPEKLVLDYLNGALKTVSNSCSCGCSH
- a CDS encoding MerR family transcriptional regulator, producing the protein MQVDENLPVYPMGVASKILDVHPRTLRIYEDEGLIKPSRQGGKRMFSQNDIAWIQCIRKLIHEENLSIPGIKKLLEFMPCWKLKDCPLEVRINCAALKEREKKCWELAQKACEKSCQSCEVYLKENKND